The DNA window TCCCGGCCTTGAGTTCCCAGACGGTCTCGCTGGTGATCCGGCCTTGCCGGACCAGCGAGAGACTGAAGGCGTTCTCCGCCTCCAGTCGAGTCAGGCCGCAGGCGGCATCCAGGACCCGATCCAGTTCCTCCTCTGGGGGCAGCTCGCTGGCTTCGGTGGCGATCCCGCGAGCGATGTCCGCCAGCTGCTCCCGGCTCGGGAGTTCATGCTGGATCACGGCGAACAGCTTTTCGAGTTCCACCGGGAGCTGGACCACCGGTGACAGGATCACCAGGATCGTGCGGTTCTGTTTCCCCCGCAGCACCTGCTGGGAGAGGGCCTGGACGATCTCGGCCGAGTTCAGGAACCGATGGAAGTTCTGCAGGACCAGGATTGCGGTGCCGTCAGGTGTGGCCAGGGCATTGACCGCCCGAATGGCGGCGAGCGGATCCTGGCCGCCGGTATCGAACTCGGCGCTGGACATCTGCAGCCCCTGTTCGATGTTCCAGGTGGCCAGGTGCCAGTGTTCCTCCTGGCAGAGCTGTGCCAGTTCCTGGAGGGCATCCTGGTGTTCATGGCTTTCAATCCAGATCCCGGTGAAGCAGGCGCAAACGTATTCCGAGAGCCGCTCGGTGAGCGTCATGGAGACTCCTTAAGTGGGGGGAAGATGTCGGAGAAGAGAGGGGATGAGCTAGAGCGGGACAGAGAGAGACCAGGACGGGCTACTGTTGTTCCCGAACCGGCTCCTGCGTCGTGGCGATCTGATGGAACTCAGGTTTGAGCTGCTCGTGGACAGCACTGCCTAGCGCCTGTTCCACGAACCGGCTCGCCTGGCGACAGGTGGCGCCGGTGAAGCCAGTGGTCTCCACGCGGGTTTTGCCGTCAGGGGCGATGAGGATCTCGATGGTCTGGGTCAAAGCGCACCTCCGACCTGAATGGTGAGCTTGATGGAGCCGTCGGCCAGCGGCTGCTCGGTGACGCGGTAGTTCTGTTTGCGGGCTTCGATTTTGGCCTTCTCAACGGCGTAGGCCTGCAGCAGCGCATCCAGTTGCTTCGGATCTCCCCAGCGGCCGCCGAAGTTGTCGTAGGCGAGATTGCCGGTGGTCACGTCACAGACGACTGGATACCGCCAGCCGGGCAAGTGCACCGCCCAGCCGGCGGCGGTGCTGCTGAAGAGCTTGGTTTCGCCGCAGGTGGGCTCCGGCAGACGGAGGCGGAGACAAGCAGCGGTGATGGCTGCCGCGTCACGCACTTCCGTCTGAATCGACACGATGTGGGACAAGGATGGGCTCCTCCATTGAAAGTCAGGCAGGGTTGAGGTCGACGCCGACCTCCAAAGAGACAACTCGTCCGATGAACTCCGGCGGAACCGGAACTCGTCGGGCGAGTTCCAAGACAAACGCGGCACCCTCAAAATCTAAGTGGAGGGAATCATCTTATATGCCGCGTTTTAGGTGCCAATTTAGCTGAAGAATCGCGCGCCTACGCAAAGAGAGGAGGGCTTCAGATCTCAAAGAGACTCGTCGGCAACCGCGGTCGGTGAAGGCAAGCAACGATCTGAAATAGAGTTCAGGAGCCTGGGTCGCCGACTGCCCGTCAGAGATTTGCTTAAAGATTGTGTCTTGAATCGTATTCGGAACGTGAGATCACCAAGAGAGTTGAGACGTGCCTTGGTCCTGCGCAGGCTGCGGTACGTCGTCTCAGTAAGAGCCGTTCGCCGACAGAGGCGAGCGGCTTATCTCTTGCGCTCTTCTCCGCGTCCATTCTGTTGGTTTCTCTGGCAATGCTGCCCTCGCGCAGGGGCGATGTGAGCACTCGCGTCTTGGAGTGCCGAACCCTAGAGGAGATTTGCAGAGGCAGCATGGAACGGTTGCGAGCGTGGAACTCGGGTGCGGCATTGCGACCCGCAGCACTCAGGTCACAAATCCACGTCGTCGCCCCTCGCACAATGCTTTCGCGACGGTCACCCCCGGCCTCCGTCTTGGGGCGGCTGACAACCACGCCAGGTTGCCGAAGTCTCGTAGGCAGCCCGGCGGACGCGATTGATTCCTCCCAAAGGCCGATGGGCTTCGAGA is part of the Planctomicrobium piriforme genome and encodes:
- a CDS encoding DUF2997 domain-containing protein; the encoded protein is MTQTIEILIAPDGKTRVETTGFTGATCRQASRFVEQALGSAVHEQLKPEFHQIATTQEPVREQQ
- a CDS encoding DUF1257 domain-containing protein; translated protein: MSHIVSIQTEVRDAAAITAACLRLRLPEPTCGETKLFSSTAAGWAVHLPGWRYPVVCDVTTGNLAYDNFGGRWGDPKQLDALLQAYAVEKAKIEARKQNYRVTEQPLADGSIKLTIQVGGAL